A portion of the Sphaerochaeta pleomorpha str. Grapes genome contains these proteins:
- a CDS encoding nucleotidyltransferase family protein, whose amino-acid sequence MKPTLVVLAAGMGSRYGGVKQIDSVGVHGETLLDFGVYDAMKSGFGKVVFIIRKDIEKDFRERLFDRIARNMDADYVFQGMDTLLTEEQKRLSANRKKPWGTIHAVLCAKDRVKEPFAVINADDYYGREAFAILSKHLGSLEEGSREHAMVGYVLDHTMSLSGSVSRAICTVEDGYLKSMRENTKIEFVGKKVISHIDDQDVELTGKEWVSMNFFGFSPTAFDSFSSYWEEFIKDNITTEKTECFLPNGASRIVTNNEGKIKFYTTQEKWFGMTYSEDRQLVRSELSKKTEAGYYPEKLWTK is encoded by the coding sequence ATGAAACCTACATTGGTAGTTTTGGCAGCTGGGATGGGTAGTCGTTATGGCGGGGTCAAACAAATCGACTCTGTCGGAGTCCATGGGGAAACCCTTCTTGACTTTGGAGTCTATGATGCAATGAAAAGCGGTTTTGGAAAGGTTGTTTTCATTATCCGTAAAGATATCGAAAAAGATTTCCGCGAACGATTGTTTGATCGTATTGCACGAAACATGGATGCCGACTATGTATTCCAGGGCATGGATACCCTTTTGACCGAAGAACAGAAAAGACTATCTGCAAACCGCAAGAAACCGTGGGGGACCATCCATGCGGTTCTCTGTGCGAAAGATAGGGTAAAGGAGCCTTTTGCTGTAATCAATGCAGACGATTATTATGGCAGGGAAGCGTTTGCAATCCTTTCAAAGCACCTTGGTTCCCTGGAAGAGGGAAGTAGGGAGCATGCAATGGTAGGCTATGTACTCGACCATACGATGAGCTTGAGCGGTTCTGTCTCCCGGGCAATCTGTACGGTTGAGGATGGCTATCTCAAGAGCATGCGCGAAAATACCAAGATTGAGTTTGTAGGAAAGAAGGTAATAAGCCATATTGATGACCAAGATGTCGAACTTACCGGAAAAGAATGGGTTTCCATGAATTTCTTTGGGTTTTCCCCCACTGCCTTTGACAGCTTCTCCTCCTACTGGGAAGAGTTCATCAAGGATAACATCACGACAGAGAAGACCGAATGTTTCCTTCCCAACGGTGCAAGCCGCATCGTAACGAACAACGAAGGCAAGATCAAATTCTATACCACCCAGGAAAAGTGGTTTGGCATGACGTATAGCGAAGACCGACAGTTGGTCCGCTCCGAACTTTCCAAGAAAACCGAAGCAGGATACTATCCTGAAAAACTCTGGACGAAGTAA
- a CDS encoding SoxR reducing system RseC family protein, whose product MYETVTVTKVINKETIQVACASSACNGCKGETFCNKKGKDFEANNRKALALEPGMQVELFLKPSRTIAGTLITLIFPLMLFPIGYYIASALSNSEIVGMFSGLAGIGIGFLAAWAYFRAKRHQYLPQVDHIVEEDGEQ is encoded by the coding sequence ATGTATGAAACGGTAACCGTTACCAAAGTCATCAATAAAGAAACCATTCAGGTTGCTTGTGCAAGCAGCGCCTGCAATGGTTGCAAGGGAGAGACCTTCTGCAACAAGAAAGGAAAGGATTTTGAGGCTAACAACAGAAAAGCCTTAGCCCTGGAACCGGGAATGCAGGTTGAACTGTTCCTCAAACCTTCCAGAACTATCGCGGGAACCCTGATTACCCTGATATTCCCCCTGATGTTGTTCCCCATCGGCTATTATATCGCTTCGGCATTGAGCAACTCAGAAATAGTGGGAATGTTTTCAGGATTGGCCGGGATAGGAATCGGTTTTCTCGCTGCCTGGGCATACTTCAGGGCAAAAAGACACCAGTACCTCCCCCAAGTCGACCATATCGTAGAGGAAGACGGAGAACAATAA
- a CDS encoding TIGR00730 family Rossman fold protein — MNTIRNLAVFCGSSLGHNPAYGQQAKKLAECLFANKISLVYGGGSRGLMGVVAETLHDLGGNVTGVLPEALNKSKVRARPVETTVHIVPTMHDRKAMMYNLSDAFVALPGGIGTLEEIFEIFTWLQLGYHTKPVALLNINGYYDQLITFLHQSSDEGFIHADHLKALIIESEPEQLILRLQDFSPVLSDKLS; from the coding sequence ATGAATACGATACGAAATCTCGCTGTTTTCTGCGGAAGCAGCTTAGGACACAACCCAGCATACGGACAACAGGCTAAGAAATTGGCAGAATGCCTCTTTGCCAACAAGATCAGCTTGGTCTATGGTGGCGGCAGTAGGGGCCTCATGGGCGTGGTAGCCGAAACCCTGCATGATTTAGGGGGAAATGTAACCGGAGTGTTGCCAGAAGCCCTGAACAAAAGCAAAGTCCGTGCAAGGCCAGTCGAAACCACCGTGCATATCGTACCTACCATGCATGACAGGAAAGCGATGATGTACAACCTCTCCGATGCATTCGTGGCGTTGCCCGGGGGCATAGGCACCTTAGAAGAGATTTTTGAGATTTTCACCTGGCTTCAGCTAGGATACCATACGAAACCGGTAGCCTTGCTGAATATCAATGGATACTATGACCAGTTGATCACCTTCCTTCACCAGAGCAGCGACGAGGGATTCATCCATGCAGACCATCTCAAGGCACTTATCATCGAAAGCGAACCTGAACAACTGATACTGCGCCTGCAGGATTTTTCCCCTGTGCTCAGTGATAAACTCTCCTGA
- a CDS encoding TIGR00282 family metallophosphoesterase gives MSIRVLFLGEIVGKPGIATVKSALRKLREDKKIDLVIANGEGATGGFGLGRAHSMQLFKLGIDILTGGEKIYYKKDMVEFIAKNPNILRPANYPQQNPGRGVKYLTVNEQKVCVINLLGNADFPRTHLGNSFALAQMLVDKAREDNQIVLIQYHASTTAEKSTMGYMLDGKASAVIGTHTKILSGDARILKHHTAFITDNGRCGSQTSVGGFSSSTEINKFITQIPVRSNECWDDLELVGVLVDVENDGKATAIETVRVQVESPAQQEENEHV, from the coding sequence ATGAGCATACGAGTTCTTTTCCTTGGTGAAATTGTCGGGAAACCTGGCATCGCAACCGTTAAAAGTGCGCTGAGAAAATTGCGCGAAGACAAAAAGATTGACCTGGTCATTGCAAATGGCGAAGGAGCCACCGGAGGTTTTGGCCTCGGGCGCGCCCATTCCATGCAGCTTTTCAAGCTGGGCATTGACATCCTTACCGGCGGGGAAAAGATCTATTATAAAAAAGACATGGTGGAATTCATTGCCAAGAATCCCAATATACTGAGGCCAGCCAACTACCCCCAGCAAAATCCGGGACGGGGCGTAAAATACCTCACGGTGAATGAACAGAAAGTCTGTGTCATCAATCTTTTGGGGAACGCAGACTTTCCGAGAACCCATCTCGGCAACTCCTTCGCCCTGGCCCAGATGCTGGTGGACAAGGCAAGGGAAGACAACCAGATTGTCCTGATTCAATACCATGCCTCCACTACAGCAGAAAAAAGCACCATGGGCTATATGCTCGACGGCAAAGCCTCAGCGGTCATCGGTACCCATACGAAGATTTTGAGCGGGGATGCCAGGATACTCAAACACCATACGGCCTTTATTACCGATAACGGCCGGTGTGGCAGCCAGACGAGTGTCGGGGGATTTTCCAGCAGCACGGAGATTAACAAGTTCATCACCCAGATCCCTGTCCGTTCAAACGAATGCTGGGATGATTTGGAACTTGTAGGGGTTCTCGTTGACGTCGAGAACGATGGAAAGGCCACAGCCATCGAAACAGTCAGGGTTCAGGTGGAATCACCGGCACAACAAGAGGAAAACGAACATGTATGA
- a CDS encoding YitT family protein: protein MTKRQYQFNELFYIVTGSFLTAVGIALFSTPARIAGGGVSGIATILYHTNGFDTGLSILVLSVPLFIIGVAIFGKQFGIKSLSGTLLLSLFTSLLNRIFGYGGVLDYSNVLSVLLSAIFGGVVIGVGCGLVLKSGANTGGTDIVAQILARFTPLSMGSSLFLVDTVIIAASGFVFGLESALYATINLYITGAVIDNVVLSFGTRSSKTVFIISEKREIIQKAILEQLGHGGTILSGSGMFTGCDRPVIMTVVSNHKLGQLTNIVHQADSRAFMVIQEAYQVLGEGFSPIEEAAWAGLSDVTQQQDKKKK from the coding sequence ATGACAAAAAGGCAATATCAATTCAACGAGTTGTTCTATATCGTAACAGGTTCCTTTCTCACCGCAGTAGGAATAGCCCTCTTTTCTACCCCCGCAAGGATTGCCGGCGGGGGGGTAAGTGGCATAGCAACAATACTCTACCATACCAACGGTTTCGATACCGGTTTATCTATCCTTGTCCTGTCAGTACCCCTCTTTATTATCGGGGTCGCCATATTTGGCAAGCAGTTTGGGATTAAATCACTTTCAGGAACACTCTTGCTTTCGCTGTTCACCTCATTGTTGAACCGTATCTTCGGCTATGGCGGGGTTCTGGACTATTCCAATGTCCTTTCGGTATTGCTCTCTGCGATTTTCGGGGGAGTTGTCATTGGCGTGGGTTGCGGGCTTGTCCTCAAAAGTGGGGCAAACACGGGAGGGACTGATATAGTGGCCCAGATACTTGCCAGGTTCACCCCGCTTTCGATGGGCTCTTCCCTGTTCTTGGTTGACACAGTAATCATTGCTGCAAGCGGATTTGTATTCGGTCTTGAAAGCGCACTCTATGCCACTATCAACCTCTACATTACCGGAGCGGTTATCGATAATGTAGTGCTTTCCTTTGGAACCAGGTCTTCCAAAACCGTTTTCATAATCAGCGAAAAACGAGAAATCATACAGAAAGCTATTTTGGAGCAACTTGGCCATGGAGGAACAATTCTTTCAGGAAGCGGGATGTTTACCGGCTGCGACCGGCCGGTAATCATGACGGTGGTGTCCAACCATAAACTAGGCCAGCTTACCAACATCGTGCACCAAGCCGATAGCAGGGCCTTTATGGTCATCCAAGAGGCCTATCAGGTCCTCGGTGAAGGGTTCTCACCCATCGAGGAGGCTGCCTGGGCTGGCCTTTCGGATGTTACGCAACAGCAAGACAAGAAAAAGAAATAA
- a CDS encoding beta-glucosidase, which translates to MHWFDRILQKLVQKKMIAMLSPRDIPTDTEPMSLVLKPGPSVPLPQRILAEMTEDEKLNLISGVDEFCIRGIPRLGVKPVWTSDATMALRGWKTNVTDFPATIAMAASFDRALLREVGKVLAQECKSLGIGVLLGPGVNIARLPTCGRNFEYCGEDPYLTGEVASSYIQGVQSQGVIATVKHFACNNSEYDRHKCNSVVDERTLREIYLPPFKKAVEAGVLGLMTSYNPVNGTYCSEHPYLLGEILRHEWGYDGMVISDWNSLYSTVGAACNGVDLEMPGPKWFDPKKLKKEIAAGKVSMADIDAKLLHIFTSYEKAGLFNRQPVVPGDNVGTAEHFALAKHLASESVVLLKNTGSLLPLQKKKGLVVCVGGRNAFQIPAGGGSSMVQLQQQPDNLADQMLKEGVEVVLLPARWWRKKAYREKVKNCDAIIFSTGFDHFYESESYDRRWQLPSGEADEMHRIASVNANLIVILHGGGDLETTSWITCAKSVLYAFYLGSSTAPALADILFGRCNPCGKLPFSMAKDFSNYRSVSNYPHDFDSVRIRRIQGGQGNPNKRFVWDMEYRENLMVGYRLFDTEGIEVAFPFGHGLSYSTFSYANLQLEKHQDGSVSLSFTITNTGKVDGKETVQVYIHEELPAVFRPRQELKQFEKVFLGAGASAEVKLFLPADAFCHYDSNAWKFVRGNGSFSLRIGSSSRDIRLQAIV; encoded by the coding sequence ATGCATTGGTTTGACAGAATTTTACAGAAACTGGTTCAGAAAAAGATGATTGCCATGCTTTCTCCCCGGGATATCCCTACCGATACAGAACCTATGTCCCTTGTATTGAAACCTGGACCTTCTGTACCGTTGCCCCAGAGAATCCTTGCAGAAATGACTGAGGATGAAAAACTGAACCTGATAAGCGGCGTTGATGAGTTCTGTATCCGTGGAATTCCGCGGCTTGGGGTGAAACCTGTCTGGACAAGCGATGCAACCATGGCCCTGAGAGGGTGGAAAACGAACGTGACAGATTTTCCTGCGACCATTGCAATGGCTGCCTCTTTTGATAGGGCTTTGCTGAGAGAAGTTGGAAAAGTACTTGCCCAAGAGTGCAAATCTTTGGGAATAGGGGTCCTCCTGGGTCCTGGTGTAAATATCGCGCGATTACCTACCTGCGGGAGAAATTTTGAATATTGCGGGGAAGACCCCTACCTTACAGGTGAGGTTGCCTCCAGCTATATCCAAGGTGTCCAGTCCCAGGGGGTCATTGCAACCGTAAAGCATTTTGCCTGCAACAACAGCGAATATGACAGGCATAAATGCAATTCAGTCGTAGATGAAAGGACGCTCAGGGAAATCTATCTTCCCCCTTTCAAGAAAGCCGTTGAAGCAGGTGTCTTGGGTTTGATGACCAGTTATAACCCTGTGAACGGAACCTATTGCAGTGAGCATCCCTACCTCCTTGGGGAAATCCTTCGCCATGAATGGGGCTATGACGGAATGGTAATCTCTGACTGGAATTCCCTGTATTCGACAGTCGGGGCTGCCTGCAACGGTGTCGATCTGGAAATGCCAGGCCCGAAATGGTTCGACCCAAAAAAACTGAAAAAGGAAATTGCTGCAGGTAAGGTCTCAATGGCCGATATCGATGCAAAACTGCTCCATATTTTTACCTCCTATGAAAAAGCTGGGCTTTTCAATCGACAGCCGGTAGTCCCTGGGGATAATGTGGGGACAGCAGAGCATTTTGCCCTGGCAAAGCATCTTGCAAGTGAATCGGTTGTCCTGCTTAAAAATACAGGATCTTTGCTTCCCTTGCAGAAAAAAAAGGGCCTTGTTGTCTGCGTCGGAGGTCGCAATGCCTTTCAAATCCCTGCAGGAGGAGGATCCTCCATGGTTCAGCTGCAACAGCAACCTGATAATCTTGCCGATCAAATGCTCAAAGAGGGCGTGGAGGTTGTCCTGTTGCCTGCACGATGGTGGAGGAAGAAAGCGTACCGGGAAAAGGTGAAAAACTGCGACGCAATCATATTCTCCACTGGATTCGACCACTTCTATGAAAGCGAATCCTATGACAGGCGGTGGCAACTCCCCTCGGGTGAAGCGGATGAGATGCATCGTATCGCTTCCGTGAATGCTAACCTTATCGTCATCCTCCATGGCGGTGGTGATCTGGAGACTACTTCGTGGATTACCTGTGCAAAATCGGTTTTGTATGCCTTTTATCTTGGTTCCAGTACTGCACCGGCCCTTGCTGATATCCTGTTTGGGCGCTGCAATCCCTGTGGCAAGCTTCCCTTTAGCATGGCAAAGGATTTTTCAAATTACCGTTCGGTTTCCAATTATCCGCATGATTTTGATTCGGTTCGTATCAGAAGGATCCAGGGAGGGCAGGGAAATCCAAACAAGCGCTTTGTTTGGGATATGGAGTATCGTGAAAACCTCATGGTTGGGTATCGGTTGTTCGATACCGAAGGAATCGAAGTGGCTTTTCCGTTCGGTCATGGATTGTCCTACAGTACATTCTCCTATGCTAATCTACAGCTGGAGAAACACCAGGACGGTTCTGTTTCCCTTTCGTTTACTATTACAAATACGGGTAAGGTGGATGGAAAGGAAACCGTACAGGTCTATATCCATGAGGAGCTTCCTGCTGTGTTTCGACCCCGGCAGGAACTGAAGCAGTTCGAAAAGGTATTCCTTGGTGCAGGAGCTTCTGCTGAGGTGAAGCTTTTCCTCCCTGCAGATGCTTTCTGTCACTATGATAGCAACGCGTGGAAATTCGTCAGGGGGAACGGGAGTTTTTCCTTGCGCATTGGTTCGAGTAGCCGCGATATTCGCTTGCAAGCCATTGTATGA
- a CDS encoding 2-hydroxyacid dehydrogenase, with protein MTRLAFFDTKSYDKFWFDRLKQDYDVDIHYFESKLNENTAPLAKGFDAVCAFVNDHLDETVINALSENGVPLIAMRCAGYNNVDFKAAFGKVHVVRVPAYSPYAVAEHAMALLLSSVRHTHHSYVRTREFNFSLNGLVGFDLFNKTIGIVGTGKIGRVFSDICKGFKMNILAYDPFPHPDFDGEYCSFEDLCKRSDIISLHCPLTPESNHLIDKAALETMKDGVVIINTSRGGLVDSEALLEGIRNKKVGAAALDVYEEEGELFYEDRSNTILEDDTLMLLISMPNVLVTSHQAFLTDEALHNIANTTLENIKQFREGLVMDNEICYRCDTCKRVLGQRCF; from the coding sequence ATGACGAGATTGGCTTTTTTTGATACGAAGAGTTACGACAAATTCTGGTTTGATAGGCTTAAACAGGATTATGACGTTGATATCCATTATTTTGAATCGAAACTCAACGAGAATACGGCTCCCCTTGCAAAAGGCTTCGATGCAGTCTGTGCCTTTGTTAATGATCATCTGGATGAAACAGTTATAAACGCCTTATCAGAGAATGGAGTCCCTCTGATAGCGATGCGCTGTGCAGGCTACAACAATGTAGATTTTAAGGCCGCCTTTGGGAAAGTCCATGTGGTACGGGTCCCTGCCTATTCTCCCTATGCCGTTGCAGAACATGCCATGGCCTTGCTTTTAAGTTCGGTGAGACACACCCATCATTCCTATGTCAGAACCCGTGAGTTCAATTTCAGTCTCAATGGTTTGGTCGGATTCGATTTGTTCAACAAGACAATAGGCATTGTCGGAACCGGGAAGATTGGCAGGGTTTTCAGCGATATTTGCAAAGGTTTCAAGATGAACATACTTGCCTACGACCCGTTTCCGCACCCAGATTTCGATGGGGAGTACTGCTCGTTTGAGGATCTTTGCAAACGTTCCGATATCATCAGTCTCCATTGCCCCCTTACCCCGGAGTCAAACCATCTTATAGACAAGGCTGCCCTTGAAACCATGAAAGACGGGGTAGTCATTATCAATACCTCCCGTGGGGGGCTTGTTGACAGTGAAGCGCTTCTGGAAGGGATCAGGAACAAGAAAGTCGGAGCAGCTGCCTTGGATGTGTATGAGGAAGAAGGGGAGTTGTTCTATGAAGACCGGAGCAACACCATTCTTGAGGATGATACCTTGATGCTGCTCATTTCGATGCCGAATGTCCTGGTTACCAGTCATCAGGCTTTCTTGACCGATGAGGCATTGCATAACATTGCTAATACCACCCTTGAGAATATCAAACAGTTCAGGGAAGGCTTAGTTATGGATAATGAAATCTGTTATCGTTGCGATACCTGTAAACGGGTTTTAGGGCAGCGTTGTTTCTAG
- the lptC gene encoding LPS export ABC transporter periplasmic protein LptC, translating to MVNRSILGMVLALLFLVSCSAEQGTTAYGQIDAKADIQLSNATYILGRAKESPITIQAASISIYLKTDQALLEGITFEQKDSQGSVDLTGSAQRATVNTKTYDAQLQGDIKISKVGEDFSIEAENLVWENESQILKSDIDSAVFISFDKGNSLSGNGFTGNLKEGTYEFSSIEEGVLRQ from the coding sequence ATGGTTAACCGAAGCATTCTTGGCATGGTTCTTGCGCTCCTTTTTCTAGTTTCCTGCTCAGCCGAGCAAGGAACTACAGCGTACGGGCAAATTGATGCAAAAGCGGATATCCAGCTCTCCAATGCAACATACATCCTGGGAAGGGCTAAAGAGTCCCCCATTACCATACAGGCGGCCTCCATTTCGATTTACCTGAAAACGGACCAGGCCTTGCTTGAGGGTATCACCTTCGAGCAAAAAGACAGCCAGGGGTCGGTGGACTTGACCGGTTCGGCCCAACGGGCAACTGTGAATACTAAAACCTATGATGCCCAGCTCCAGGGAGATATCAAGATCAGTAAAGTCGGGGAAGATTTTTCCATCGAGGCAGAGAACCTGGTATGGGAAAATGAAAGCCAGATTCTTAAAAGCGACATAGATTCTGCTGTTTTTATTTCCTTCGACAAAGGGAATTCCCTCTCAGGTAACGGTTTTACAGGAAACCTCAAGGAAGGGACCTACGAGTTCTCCTCCATAGAAGAAGGAGTTCTCAGGCAATGA
- a CDS encoding CpXC domain-containing protein: MKQQSVTILCPFCNKEQETNLYPIIDLAAKPTLKLGILTGSLFSATCESCQGQFEVMHEALILNGEAFYAFLLAPDYQGAELDRGEASLGELSGYQLRLVSTLDTLKEKILLFDSGLDDRAIELCKLYLLMQMQDKDVDMLFAEHQVSQGKLMFSVFDQQGVLQESIECEDALYSQLYAKAQSFSLEEQVFTRIDVNWAYGKIANA; this comes from the coding sequence ATGAAACAGCAATCAGTAACGATATTGTGTCCTTTCTGCAACAAGGAACAGGAAACCAACTTGTACCCTATCATTGATCTGGCTGCAAAACCAACCTTGAAACTGGGAATCCTCACAGGCTCCCTGTTTTCGGCAACCTGTGAATCCTGCCAGGGCCAATTCGAAGTAATGCATGAGGCACTTATACTCAATGGCGAGGCTTTCTATGCCTTTTTGCTTGCCCCGGATTACCAGGGAGCCGAGCTGGACAGAGGTGAAGCATCCCTTGGTGAATTATCAGGGTATCAGCTTCGGCTGGTTTCCACACTTGACACCTTGAAAGAAAAAATCTTGCTGTTTGACAGTGGCCTTGATGACAGGGCAATCGAATTATGTAAACTTTACTTGCTCATGCAGATGCAGGACAAGGATGTCGATATGCTATTTGCAGAGCACCAGGTCTCGCAGGGAAAGCTGATGTTCTCCGTCTTTGACCAGCAAGGGGTACTGCAAGAAAGCATAGAATGCGAGGATGCACTCTATAGCCAGCTTTATGCAAAAGCCCAGTCCTTTTCCCTGGAAGAGCAGGTATTCACCCGCATTGATGTAAACTGGGCCTATGGGAAGATTGCAAACGCCTAG
- a CDS encoding Fic/DOC family protein, with amino-acid sequence MKSGRMQACIDYIRFNHEAEGFVFSDIDESAITRILEGDLTPDEYIQELIDSNGLNTNYIPPANEGGFYPHTSCLVNFFSIKERTKLRKIEALFANVRSAEILTEDPKNTFDFEYLKSIHARLFGDLYPSSGQIRTMTAAKRTVFSNPEFIESASEDIFSRLRKDRYLKDLEREDFINDLAFYMGEVEALHPFRDGNGRAARLFFYQLVLNAGYDLDWSMVDPDRLLEADIAAIDGDYQLLIDVLEEVIR; translated from the coding sequence ATGAAATCAGGCCGAATGCAAGCATGCATCGACTATATCAGGTTCAATCATGAAGCGGAAGGATTCGTTTTCTCTGATATTGATGAAAGTGCAATCACGAGGATTTTGGAAGGGGATCTTACTCCTGATGAATACATTCAGGAATTAATCGATAGCAATGGTCTTAATACCAACTATATCCCTCCTGCCAATGAAGGGGGTTTTTATCCCCATACTTCATGTCTGGTAAATTTCTTTTCAATCAAGGAAAGGACAAAGCTGAGAAAAATCGAAGCCTTGTTTGCCAATGTTCGGAGTGCGGAGATTCTCACTGAGGATCCGAAAAACACATTTGATTTCGAATATTTGAAATCGATCCATGCAAGACTGTTTGGAGACTTGTATCCGTCCAGTGGTCAAATCCGTACGATGACGGCAGCAAAGCGCACTGTTTTCAGCAATCCTGAATTCATTGAATCGGCATCGGAAGATATCTTTTCCCGACTGAGGAAAGACCGGTACCTGAAAGATCTCGAACGGGAAGATTTCATCAATGACCTGGCATTCTATATGGGTGAAGTCGAAGCCCTGCATCCGTTCCGTGATGGAAACGGAAGGGCTGCAAGGCTCTTCTTCTATCAGCTGGTCTTGAATGCGGGGTATGATCTTGATTGGTCTATGGTTGACCCCGATCGTTTGCTCGAAGCAGACATCGCTGCCATCGATGGTGATTATCAGTTGCTGATCGATGTCCTTGAAGAAGTTATACGTTAA
- a CDS encoding LptA/OstA family protein encodes MKKFTFLLTMLVLSALPLFCEDISFSGGYTRMNMQEGKEVITLGNKALVTVGSLTLKADSIELSGDNFKYVNCTGSVSVEDPERGFSLVSKNLYYDRTKKLIIVNSWVELQDTTNEVSASGAWLEFDMENGTIRMQIHVRLFNNTDDGPMVCKAETVEFDRSGQTLRLLGDATIEWKEDTYQAQVISVDLETKEIKMDGSIRGTVHG; translated from the coding sequence ATGAAAAAATTCACCTTCCTGCTGACGATGTTAGTTCTCTCTGCCCTCCCGCTTTTCTGCGAGGATATCTCATTTTCCGGCGGGTATACCCGTATGAACATGCAAGAGGGAAAAGAGGTTATAACCCTGGGTAACAAGGCTTTGGTTACCGTAGGTTCCCTCACCCTCAAAGCCGACTCCATAGAGCTTTCAGGTGACAATTTCAAGTACGTCAATTGTACGGGCTCTGTTTCCGTAGAGGACCCAGAACGGGGGTTTTCCCTTGTTTCCAAGAACCTCTACTACGACCGCACAAAAAAATTAATCATTGTGAACAGCTGGGTCGAACTGCAAGATACCACCAACGAAGTTTCGGCCTCCGGGGCATGGCTTGAATTCGACATGGAAAACGGAACGATACGCATGCAGATCCATGTCAGGCTTTTCAACAATACCGATGATGGCCCTATGGTCTGTAAGGCAGAAACCGTAGAGTTCGACAGGTCCGGACAGACTCTGAGGCTTTTAGGCGATGCAACCATCGAATGGAAAGAAGATACCTACCAGGCCCAGGTAATCAGCGTTGACTTGGAAACCAAAGAAATCAAGATGGATGGTTCCATCAGGGGAACGGTCCATGGCTGA
- the lptB gene encoding LPS export ABC transporter ATP-binding protein, with the protein MADTYKSILEIQHLAKSYGKKEVVKDISFSMEAGQIIGLLGPNGAGKTTTFFMIVGFLKSKRGKILLNGEDVTDLPMFLRSQKGLSYLPQEPSIFRKLSVEENIRLVVETRKDLTKAEQDLRIEQLLDEFGIEGLRKQKGYTLSGGERRRTEIARALGCNPRFLLLDEPFAGIDPKAVYEIKLLIKALADKGIGILLTDHNVRDTLSITSCAHIINDGAILVSGGRQELLANKIARDIYFGEDFGDDF; encoded by the coding sequence ATGGCTGATACGTATAAAAGCATCCTTGAAATTCAGCACCTTGCAAAATCCTATGGGAAAAAAGAGGTTGTCAAAGATATTTCCTTCTCCATGGAGGCTGGACAGATCATCGGTCTGCTCGGACCCAACGGGGCGGGAAAAACAACAACGTTCTTTATGATCGTCGGGTTTTTGAAATCCAAGAGGGGTAAGATTCTCCTTAACGGAGAGGATGTAACCGACCTGCCTATGTTCCTCCGTTCACAAAAGGGGCTTTCCTATCTCCCCCAGGAACCTTCCATCTTCAGAAAGCTCTCGGTAGAGGAAAACATCCGCCTTGTCGTGGAAACCCGTAAGGACCTTACCAAAGCCGAACAGGATCTACGCATTGAACAGCTGCTTGATGAGTTTGGAATCGAAGGTCTGAGAAAACAGAAAGGCTATACGCTCAGCGGCGGGGAAAGACGGAGAACAGAGATTGCCAGAGCCTTGGGCTGCAACCCCCGCTTCCTGCTTCTGGACGAACCGTTTGCCGGGATTGACCCGAAAGCTGTCTATGAAATAAAGCTGTTGATCAAAGCTCTGGCTGACAAGGGCATCGGAATCCTCCTCACCGACCATAATGTACGTGACACCCTTTCCATTACCTCCTGTGCACATATTATCAATGACGGTGCCATCCTCGTTTCCGGGGGAAGGCAGGAGCTCCTTGCAAACAAGATAGCCAGGGATATATATTTTGGTGAAGATTTTGGAGATGATTTCTGA